The genomic window ACAGTGCTGGCGGCACATAGGCTTCACTATGCCGTTCACCAGCGGAGCTTAAACTACGTGAAAGTGTTGCACTTCCTGTACTAAATGACAATGAACTGGCAAGTCGCATCGCCTTCTGAACAGCAACAACAGCCTGTaacgtgattttttatttagtcaTCTTTACAGCTTtcattatggaaaaaaatgaacaaattgaTTTAAGCAAAAACATCGTCTTACCTCACTCCAGACTAAACCTATGTCAGCGTGCACAAGTCGTTTGTAATCTGGCACTAATTTACTGCAGTCGGGCAACTCTCTGTCTTCTCGACTCTCTCGTTCGTTGTCACTTTCATTTGTGTTCCACACACCGGTAGCAGATCGAAGTCTCAATTGCAATCCCATCTTTTCTTCGAGTAACGCGGCTTGTTCTACATCTTTTTTTCGCAGTTCATCTACAAGTGGATATAATCAGATCTATGACTGTCTTATTCTTCAACTCaaagttatcaaaaaataacatttaatTGCGTATCAAGTTCTGTCCACAAATATAGATGAAGACTTCTACTACTATCAGGCGAATTGAATTCTCTTGCTCTATATTTCACTGGTAATATTGTTCTGGTTGAGACAATTATTGGTACGATTTGATGAGTATACATACCGACAATGTCGCGTATATGTGACTGTTTCGCGTCGACAATACGCTGTCTTTCTTCGGCAGATATTGTTGATACAGATGAGGAACGGTTATCCCTATGTTCGTTTTCTCCGTTGTTACCCAGTTCGTCATTTTCGTTCTCTAAATCCTGCGGACATGTTTCAACTGCAGCTCTTATTGCCTGTATCCAGAGCTGTTTGTCCTTGGGTTTTTGCACTTTCAGTTCAAACATTTCCGGATCCGAGGGGTTACTGCTTATCAAATAAATGCCTGAAAGATGAATTACGGTAAACTATATGATTACTAATTTGCGTACCGCGACTGCTTGAATAGGCGAATGATCCCGTAAAGAAAACATTCTTGTACAACCAATAATATAATTGGATTCAAAGATACCTCTGGATTCTTGTCCAGCTTTCTCTCTCACAAGTAGCTTCTGAAGTGAGACAACACCAGCCTTGTTATCTGGTGCAAAGAATGCATATTTCTGATCTCTTGTTTCAGCAAGAAAGAATAATACATCCGATAGAACGACAACAACCACAGGTGCCATTTTGCTACGACCTTGCATCAAGAATGCTGTACCCTCAAATTTGAGGGTACGATTGCTTCCTAGCACATCCGACTTTTTGAACTTCATACCCCGATGCGTGGCGAAAGACTTAGCCTCGATTCTgtcaaatgtaaaaaataatctctATATCAACATGTAGGTAAATGGGTAAGTTaaacaattgtttttcaaatctaGCCCAAAACTATACACAAAAAGAACACGAGAATTCCGTTCCATATTTTTGATCAAGTGCCTTctttagaaattttaaaatattgtaaaaaattggattttgCAAATTGCAGTtgaattcaataaattttcttctgAGGCTTTTAGACTCTGAATGTACACTGTCTGTACTAGAACATTACCGCAGAATcacattatttgaaattaaacttgtaaagaaaaatatcgattgAATTGGCCTTGATGAATTGTGGAAAGGTTCAGAGATTTGTTTTTCATGTCTGATAAACTTTATGTATTCATCAAACCGTCAATTAGTTAACACCATACCTGTGATAGATCTCTAGCTTTCGATCAGCTCGCTCCTTGTCGGCAACTTGGGCATCGACATCCCCTAAAATTTGCTTAACAAGAAGCAACGCTTGGCGTAGATCCTCGACTTCATGGGATGCAACCCCTGTCTTGATCAGAGGTTCAACGAGCAACGGGTATTTTGTCAATCGTTGGGTGACGAAGAGAATGCACTCTGGAATGCCTTTCTTCTTCAAGAGAGGATTTGCCTGTCGATAATCCGTTCTGAATTTACTACCATTATTTCGAAGTAAACAAAACTTTGTTTGGAAAGATCTACATGGCCTAGATATTTAAACTTCTAAAGTTAGTAAAAAGtcatgtaatgaaatgaagaaaaagagattaggtgatttcttttcgttttaaAATCGACAAAAACCGTCAAAGTTAAACTATAGAttaaatgttttcaattttgctcACCTGGCAATGCCGTACAAAGCGAACGAATCTGGGCTCGCTGCGATAATAGTATTTGTAGGCATTCACTGCTTCACGGTGACGACTACAAAAATCACCATACGCACTTTTCATTGATGTAGCATTACCCCCTGAAAACTGTTCGATCAAAATGTCCGCTATAGTTGGCACAACAGAGTTGGACTGTTGGCGTCTCCTCAGCTTTAACAGAAACTTTAGATGAATATCTGTAAGATCTCGTAGCCGAGGAAACATTCGTTCGAGATCTGTAGGTGGTAGGCCAAAATGACGCCTAAGGCCATCAGCGAATATTCGCTCCATAGCCAGTAAAACAAGGCAGTGATGTTTCTCTGTCAAGACAAACTCGTATATGTGCTCCTGTCGCTTAACTTCGCGCTCGCAGCTATTTACAAGACCCCTGGCTACATTGCGCCCCACGGCTGCAGTCCATGAATCGGGTTCCTCTTTTCCCAAGCCCAACTCAGGGTCCAGCCCCTCTAAATCACCGACGTTAAACTGATGACTCTCTTCGCCAAATTCGTGTTCTTCCCAGTTACTGGAAATCGAATGAGTCAAATTATTCATGACATGCTTTAAGGTCGTAAGAACAGCGAAGAAGGTGATGAGTACGATTTTTTTGTTAAGTACTTTCCTGTAAATCAATTTCTCATGAAGATTTGAGCGATGAAATATGGCATATATTCATTCGATTTagtactttgaaaaatatttttaagaaaGTTTGAATACATTACATAAAATCGTGGAGATGACCCCTTTCAAACATACTGCAATATATGAATAGCGACGTTACATAAAATCGGATGACAAACAAATATGAGAGCATATGACACAGAAAGGACTAGATCAGAATGAAGCAATAATCTAATACTAGCATTCGATAAGCAGAAAATTCAAGTACTCGTAGCGACTTGTCATGCTGCGGAGTGTGTGGAAAAAGAATATGGTAAAACTTGACTGATGTATCGTTTATCGTTAGACGCCCGCACCTTGAGAGCTTCCTCAATATGTTTTCAAAGATGAAACATGACTGTTGCTTCAAATCTCAACTATGTTTTTGGGAGAAATCACAGACTCAGATATGGAGCAACATGTCATACCaggttttttgaagtttttttttacaacttaaCTTACCTTGGCGCTTCACGATGGTGTCCAGTGCTATCCCCGTCTCTTTCCTCATTGATCGTTTGACTGCAATAAAAAGAGTTAGAGTtctttttgttaaaaaaagaaaaaaaaattaactcaaCTTCGTGTACCAATTCCTTACTTGTCTACAGCGTAGCCGAACAATGATTGGCATGAACCTTTGCAAACCATGGAGACACAGTTGGGTATCTAGTCCTAATTATAAACACCTCAACAGTGTATTTAATTCCgaaggatttaaaaaaaatattgaaccaAAGCAAAACGCAGACATCTAATAAACGGTATTAATACACTACACCATAGCAAATACGatctataaatattatcccattttgcaattctgtaattcttagttttttttcatgttctaAATGAAACTTAACATTGAATTCGAAAGTTATTCGGCACTGCATAAATTCCTACACCATAATATGGTTACAGCATTATCTAAGATGGTGTCAAACATTGCAGGTCCAATACTTAAAAATAACAGAGAACACAGTTGACATGATCGGAGCTGGTAGCATCTTGTGGACGTTTTTTTTGTATCGACAAATACTGAAAAGAGaccaagagagagagaaagaacaGACGTGCGTTGCGGATAACCAAACTGATTCGATATGTTCAATTCGTTGCTGcagtttttcaataatgctGCTACTGACTACAGTagataggtatatacataagATAGATGTGGACAAAAAAGTGATTGAAAACGATGAGCAAATGGAAATGATGGGAGAAGCAAGCGGTTTTAGAAGCAGAAGGCGTTGAGATTCAGTTTTTCAACACTTTGCGATTGGAGTAGGAACAAAAAGTatttaaactttttcaatgTGCAACAGAGATTTACATATACTTTTCCGTTTCCTTGGATGTTTGGAATGTAAAATATTCATGATACATCCTTTGGAATGTTGTTTAGCTCGCACATATTGGCAACACTTGAGCATTAAATGGGCACCAtgatgaaagatttttcgcTTGATCTTACCAACCAAAATAACAATCATGCATAGTGCAAAATCAACAAATCCTTAGATGGGTGAACGTCATCAGGATGATCATTGTCCACAGTGTTGTGAATACGGTACAACAGCAACAAAGACAACCAACGAATAAACAAACGGACGGATGACGGGACGAAGAAACGTGGCGGCGAGTTTGGCAGGTACAGGTGTAGGATTAGGATAGATGTCAGATATCCGAGACTTACTTGACTCCTAGCTTGGTGGCGACTCGCCGCCAAGGACTGTATCCCGTTGCGGTTTTCTTGTTGCTAATCTCCCTTTTATCGTCGATCAATCAGTACCATTAAATTCCAATTGGTTTGTTGCAGTTGCACGGGAAGGAATGCACGGGGGAAGGAAAAAGCACACACTGCATTAGCGCCATTTAAATTCACGCTATCACTCCTCCTCCCTCCCATTTCTTTACCATTTGCATTTAACACCAATATATCTCTAATCTGTTTCTTCTCcgtcttttctcttttccgtAGCTTTCTtggatgaataaatatattaatacCATCGAATCTAACAGCTTGTTCCGATCTTTGTAAGAATAATTGTGCCGCAGTATAATTATGGGACGAACTGGATGAAAACTAATTTGATGGGTAAAACTAGATCCACTAGCAGGTGTTCTTTACTACTAAATCACATGTAGTGTAATGCGTTGATGTGAGTCTAATGTGAAGAATGCAAAGTAAAAATGTTGTAGCTAccatttttgtgaaatttaattttcttagcTTCCCCTCTGCAACCTGTTGCCAAAAACAATGGGAATACAATGTCTGGGCTCATGAAtagttattttattatggcTGTTACAACGTTTTTGTTCTACACTTTTCAATCGCCATGTTATAATTCCGACACGCTCCACAAATAGTTTCCGCTGCTATTTAATTAACAAACACTGAGATATAGACATATATTTAGAACGACCATGAAATCCTCAATCCTGGACCCAGGCATGCCAGATATACTTGCCTTTACCGCAATTGATTAGATCCAAGCGTATTGTAAAGCAAGAACGACTTTTTCAGCATTCCTAAATTGTAAGCGTCATTGCCAACTAAGAGCTACCATTGCTTGGACAATGGACGCAGGTAGTGCGAAATATACAGAAGCTGCAAATAAACTTGCTTTAAATCGGATGTGTAAACTGAGACTCGGTGTGCCAGTTTTAACGCTCAACTTTTATAGTGTTATGGTTAAGATTTTCACAGATTGATAAAAATCCATTGTTTCGCGATGCTTGGCATATATTCACATGCTCCTTCCACAATATGTGTATAAAGGTGAACAAGCGTTGGCCGagcaaatatatatttttttacgcttatttgaaaaaaaaaaaaagtaacaaaaccTCGAACGCAAATTGGAATTGCGTGTTACTCTGTTCGTGAACGTGATAGCTCAGAATTCATGCCCGCGGAATACTTAAAGCCTGGGATTGTAATGACGTGCGGCCTAATCTGAAGCTGTAAAACCAGAACCAATGCAGCAACTAACGGCGAAccatggaaaaaattattgattagTAATTTCACATACCTCCCGCTGTTCGTCGACAAAGGAGGAGGTAATGAAGACGTCGACCCTCTCTTAGCATTGTTGGTCGCTGCTGGAGTGCCAGACACGGACTTGGATCCCGATTTTGATGAATGTTGCTTCTGCTTGACACACTCCAACGTCAGCTGATCCTTGCATCCTTGACTTTGATGAACAGTAGCTCCGCAATCTACAATTTTCCCAGTTCAGAATCCAGAAAAGTATGGAAAATTTTATAGTGAACTTAActtttaaaatcatgtataacAAGCTTCACTTCATAGATAACACTGGAGAGTGATGATTAACAATGAAACTTGTTTAAATCAACTAATGGTTAAacaatttgatgaaaaaactgACTTTCACAGTGTAGAGCTGGCTTGTTGGCCACCAGCTGCTTGGTGCAAAAATCACATGTTGCCCCGCTTTGATGACTAGCTGCAGCTACCGTCACCCACTGGTGCTGTTGACTTTGGTTTGCTTTTTTGCCGCTTTTATCCTTCAACAAGATGATTTATAAATATAGCGGAAATTTTTACGATGGCAGTTGTTCTGATTGCATGGCCAATGgttaaaaaggaaaaaaacttaCTTTCTTCTTACGAAAGAATAGAGATCCCCGCTTTCGACGTGTCTTCTCAGAATGATTATCGTCGTCCACAACTCCGCTATAATAGAAAAGTAATGTAACCTTTAGTCATAGTTTTGTTTGGAGCAAAGAAAACGTAATTCTGCTATTTTCCAGGATTCGTGTGCATGTGCCATCTCAACTGCTTCCAAAGTGCAAGTAATATAAAAGAGTGAGTTTTTACTCCTATGTTTATGGATCGGGGAATAATTAAATGATATTCTTTACACGGGAATAGCTGCCTACTATGGGAACAGATTTACAATGCCagcaaataataattaaactgCAAAATGCCTAACCCGAATAAAATACTTACTCCGTAAGTAGTTCGTCAAAGGAGGCTTGTGCATTGGGTGTACCTTCTCTGGCCAAATCTCCGTGAAACCCGTGGCTTCGTTGTGGAATAAGATCCTCCGTTTCTGTCTCGCTTCCGCTGCCTCTGTCGTGACGTCCCGGGCCATGTAGAATACTATATGCGCGGTTTAACTTTCAAGCACGTAACACAAATGGCAAGACTAAAGAGCTTGGAGCTAAAGTCCacctcaaattttgaaaattatagcAACAAATTGTTCTATAATTTCTGCTTTATTGCGGAGACTTTAGCTAAAACTCTGCCAAATGGTGATTTAATGAAACTATGGCAAAGATCTAGCAAAgaggttttttaaaaatgtgtaGCCATGCATTTTGATATATAAAGTGAAATTTAGAACAAATGTGAgatgcaaaataaataaaaaatagcatTATGAATAAGCAGTCAAGATTTAACTCGTTGAAACCATAATAAAAGTTGAATCATTTTCGTCCTTGCAGCACAGTCCTCGCGCTTGATTTTCAGTAAACAAATTGGGTCAAGATCCAGAATCGAAAGCAATCCAGTAAAgtgtattatttaaatttcaactgTGTTCGAGTTAGATcaagaatttaaataattgatgtagaatttaaaaaatacatctactgtagaatttaaaaacatcGTATT from Neodiprion lecontei isolate iyNeoLeco1 chromosome 1, iyNeoLeco1.1, whole genome shotgun sequence includes these protein-coding regions:
- the LOC107217207 gene encoding rho guanine nucleotide exchange factor 28 isoform X3, giving the protein MFAKRQWKLKRVFNATQCFLKLYKTDECPNSGEDSDEDVITDYLSSANPNDSRVARGTDDELDGLTLDGGASESEYTKDGSSVIVMSDRGLDQLKQQPGGIGAQLRSTGPLVPIISVTPHSPGFAKHYPVLDDNLRQLHEIHESIQRMRDLTLTTTGHNARSRLHRHHTQRLSSSCPSLCPLNPVPLRTHEHQDTSSDPDLLVDGSANSSPTHFPSSNRHLPHGSQGVDRRRSWTDLEDSRRGSRHSGQDHHLHLQARTMRQRSISLSSLESELDLDLDSKPHPTGTVPGSKASRSQASTHSLNEADLIQGDFQKIVAKRERLGESGGLMPGITGSRLPLQKSISTPSIVTPPVHTHLTDSGTRTTPLLTAILHGPGRHDRGSGSETETEDLIPQRSHGFHGDLAREGTPNAQASFDELLTDGVVDDDNHSEKTRRKRGSLFFRKKKDKSGKKANQSQQHQWVTVAAASHQSGATCDFCTKQLVANKPALHCENCGATVHQSQGCKDQLTLECVKQKQHSSKSGSKSVSGTPAATNNAKRGSTSSLPPPLSTNSGREISNKKTATGYSPWRRVATKLGVNQTINEERDGDSTGHHREAPSNWEEHEFGEESHQFNVGDLEGLDPELGLGKEEPDSWTAAVGRNVARGLVNSCEREVKRQEHIYEFVLTEKHHCLVLLAMERIFADGLRRHFGLPPTDLERMFPRLRDLTDIHLKFLLKLRRRQQSNSVVPTIADILIEQFSGGNATSMKSAYGDFCSRHREAVNAYKYYYRSEPRFVRFVRHCQANPLLKKKGIPECILFVTQRLTKYPLLVEPLIKTGVASHEVEDLRQALLLVKQILGDVDAQVADKERADRKLEIYHRIEAKSFATHRGMKFKKSDVLGSNRTLKFEGTAFLMQGRSKMAPVVVVVLSDVLFFLAETRDQKYAFFAPDNKAGVVSLQKLLVREKAGQESRGIYLISSNPSDPEMFELKVQKPKDKQLWIQAIRAAVETCPQDLENENDELGNNGENEHRDNRSSSVSTISAEERQRIVDAKQSHIRDIVDELRKKDVEQAALLEEKMGLQLRLRSATGVWNTNESDNERESREDRELPDCSKLVPDYKRLVHADIGLVWSEAVVAVQKAMRLASSLSFSTGSATLSRSLSSAGERHSEAYVPPALCVPRRAETFAGFDHNKERSPWRDNTTLNSVIPPMKIGHLLSELGEGKEDEEADTATDGNRDQQLAAVQLSHYVYRLFCIVAIQMTTINSLQAQLAAWKDGSGKSTNNRPNPNRQLEELRNLQDQLSREKAAWRASTQQERTELDEQRAQLSRLRDQLTAEQRDVTQQRDQLYRRLEALERQGVSLVTPAATGAAPAHGSQSTDTLPSRKSQDNKRIPLNLISATNQQKVQSSLPPVKQQLPLKLASGSNNNNSRSSSIIANNSPDRHSRAGSSPAIVTSSSFSSPDLSSSNSFSNINTNTQTRLRATRSPPEQPHHHHHNQQQQSQQSQQQQHQQQRTEQPLEEEVIFF
- the LOC107217207 gene encoding rho guanine nucleotide exchange factor 28 isoform X5 → MFAKRQWKLKRVFNATQCFLKLYKTDECPNSGEDSDEDVITDYLSSANPNDSRVARGTDDELDGLTLDGGASESEYTKDGSSVIVMSDRGLDQLKQQPGGIGAQLRSTGPLVPIISVTPHSPGFAKHYPVLDDNLRQLHEIHESIQRMRDLTLTTTGHNARSRLHRHHTQRLSSSCPSLCPLNPVPLRTHEHQDTSSDPDLLVDGSANSSPTHFPSSNRHLPHGSQGVDRRRSWTDLEDSRRGSRHSGQDHHLHLQARTMDETNILNDFSFQRQRSISLSSLESELDLDLDSKPHPTGTVPGSKASRSQASTHSLNEADLIQGDFQKIVAKRERLGESGGLMPGITGSRLPLQKSISTPSIVTPPVHTHLTDSGTRTTPLLTAILHGPGRHDRGSGSETETEDLIPQRSHGFHGDLAREGTPNAQASFDELLTDGVVDDDNHSEKTRRKRGSLFFRKKKDKSGKKANQSQQHQWVTVAAASHQSGATCDFCTKQLVANKPALHCENCGATVHQSQGCKDQLTLECVKQKQHSSKSGSKSVSGTPAATNNAKRGSTSSLPPPLSTNSGSQTINEERDGDSTGHHREAPSNWEEHEFGEESHQFNVGDLEGLDPELGLGKEEPDSWTAAVGRNVARGLVNSCEREVKRQEHIYEFVLTEKHHCLVLLAMERIFADGLRRHFGLPPTDLERMFPRLRDLTDIHLKFLLKLRRRQQSNSVVPTIADILIEQFSGGNATSMKSAYGDFCSRHREAVNAYKYYYRSEPRFVRFVRHCQANPLLKKKGIPECILFVTQRLTKYPLLVEPLIKTGVASHEVEDLRQALLLVKQILGDVDAQVADKERADRKLEIYHRIEAKSFATHRGMKFKKSDVLGSNRTLKFEGTAFLMQGRSKMAPVVVVVLSDVLFFLAETRDQKYAFFAPDNKAGVVSLQKLLVREKAGQESRGIYLISSNPSDPEMFELKVQKPKDKQLWIQAIRAAVETCPQDLENENDELGNNGENEHRDNRSSSVSTISAEERQRIVDAKQSHIRDIVDELRKKDVEQAALLEEKMGLQLRLRSATGVWNTNESDNERESREDRELPDCSKLVPDYKRLVHADIGLVWSEAVVAVQKAMRLASSLSFSTGSATLSRSLSSAGERHSEAYVPPALCVPRRAETFAGFDHNKERSPWRDNTTLNSVIPPMKIGHLLSELGEGKEDEEADTATDGNRDQQLAAVQLSHYVYRLFCIVAIQMTTINSLQAQLAAWKDGSGKSTNNRPNPNRQLEELRNLQDQLSREKAAWRASTQQERTELDEQRAQLSRLRDQLTAEQRDVTQQRDQLYRRLEALERQGVSLVTPAATGAAPAHGSQSTDTLPSRKSQDNKRIPLNLISATNQQKVQSSLPPVKQQLPLKLASGSNNNNSRSSSIIANNSPDRHSRAGSSPAIVTSSSFSSPDLSSSNSFSNINTNTQTRLRATRSPPEQPHHHHHNQQQQSQQSQQQQHQQQRTEQPLEEEVIFF